The Elaeis guineensis isolate ETL-2024a chromosome 13, EG11, whole genome shotgun sequence genome includes a region encoding these proteins:
- the LOC105055949 gene encoding uncharacterized protein isoform X1: MKEGDQLPTSAKPSSAAGAAETSLFGKGRYKFWALAAIILLAFWSMLTGTVTLKGSAGNLNRISDDFLDAPLRDADLDVLEMEEREKVVRNMWDIYAHSLRIRLPRFWQEAFEAAYEELASDDLAVRDAAVSEIARMSMRMVDLEPPPRHPKNAEPHDFQRDGSSRPKAKPSAFSSMGAQ, encoded by the exons ATGAAGGAGGGCGATCAGCTACCCACGTCGGCGAAGCCCTCCTCCGCCGCTGGCGCCGCCGAGACCTCCCTCTTCGGCAAGGGTCGATACAAGTTCTGGGCCCTCGCTGCCATCATCCTCCTCGCCTTCTGGTCCATGCTCACCGGCACCGTCACCCTTAAAGGGTCCGCCGGCAACCTCAACCGCATCTCCGACGACTTCCTCGATGCCCCCCTCCGCGATGCTGATCTCGACGTCCTG GAGatggaggagagggagaaggtTGTGAGAAACATGTGGGACATCTACGCGCACAGCCTTCGGATCCGGCTGCCGCGGTTCTGGCAGGAGGCTTTCGAGGCGGCCTACGAGGAGCTCGCCAGCGACGATCTGGCCGTCCGGGACGCCGCTGTCTCCGAGATCGCTCGGATGTCCATGCGGATGGTCGATCTCGAGCCCCCGCCTCGCCATCCCAAG AATGCTGAACCGCATGATTTTCAAAGGGATGGCAGCAGCAGGCCTAAAGCAAAGCCATCAGCCTTCTCATCAATGGGAGCCCAATAA
- the LOC105055949 gene encoding uncharacterized protein isoform X2: MKEGDQLPTSAKPSSAAGAAETSLFGKGRYKFWALAAIILLAFWSMLTGTVTLKGSAGNLNRISDDFLDAPLRDADLDVLEMEEREKVVRNMWDIYAHSLRIRLPRFWQEAFEAAYEELASDDLAVRDAAVSEIARMSMRMVDLEPPPRHPKDVELAEFCGKFYIEIGKELRLFFKYNP; encoded by the exons ATGAAGGAGGGCGATCAGCTACCCACGTCGGCGAAGCCCTCCTCCGCCGCTGGCGCCGCCGAGACCTCCCTCTTCGGCAAGGGTCGATACAAGTTCTGGGCCCTCGCTGCCATCATCCTCCTCGCCTTCTGGTCCATGCTCACCGGCACCGTCACCCTTAAAGGGTCCGCCGGCAACCTCAACCGCATCTCCGACGACTTCCTCGATGCCCCCCTCCGCGATGCTGATCTCGACGTCCTG GAGatggaggagagggagaaggtTGTGAGAAACATGTGGGACATCTACGCGCACAGCCTTCGGATCCGGCTGCCGCGGTTCTGGCAGGAGGCTTTCGAGGCGGCCTACGAGGAGCTCGCCAGCGACGATCTGGCCGTCCGGGACGCCGCTGTCTCCGAGATCGCTCGGATGTCCATGCGGATGGTCGATCTCGAGCCCCCGCCTCGCCATCCCAAG GATGTTGAATTGGCTGAATTTTGTGGaaaattttatattgaaattGGCAAAGAACTGAGATTGTTCTTTAAGTATAATCCATGA
- the LOC140853221 gene encoding mediator of RNA polymerase II transcription subunit 32-like gives MESTVEALSAAYEEFVAAAACVLDAKEQSGGQKTATTEAALEVFKQRWELFRVSCDQAEEFVESMKQRIGSECLVDEATGAAPTRPPAAPGIPPISAVRLEQMSKAVRWLVIELQHGAGAAAGAAPHPHTSAHFDARFSEDGAQ, from the coding sequence ATGGAGAGCACCGTGGAGGCGCTCAGCGCCGCCTACGAGGAATTCGTCGCCGCGGCGGCCTGCGTCCTGGATGCTAAGGAGCAGTCCGGCGGCCAGAAGACCGCCACCACCGAGGCCGCCCTCGAGGTCTTCAAGCAGCGCTGGGAGCTCTTCCGCGTCTCCTGCGATCAGGCCGAGGAGTTCGTCGAGTCCATGAAGCAGCGGATCGGGTCAGAATGCCTCGTCGACGAGGCCACCGGCGCTGCCCCCACCCGACCCCCGGCCGCGCCAGGGATCCCGCCCATCAGCGCCGTCCGCCTGGAGCAGATGAGCAAGGCCGTCCGGTGGCTCGTCATCGAGCTCCAGCATGGCGCCGGGGCCGCCGCCGGCGCCGCTCCCCATCCCCACACCTCCGCGCACTTCGATGCCCGCTTTTCAGAAGATGGAGCTCAATAG